One Cyprinus carpio isolate SPL01 chromosome A16, ASM1834038v1, whole genome shotgun sequence genomic region harbors:
- the LOC109077978 gene encoding free fatty acid receptor 2-like, translating to MQHCDYYLCLTIYIVTFITGFPANVLAFYTLSRKVWRKPAPIDILLLNLIISDLLFLIFLPFKMQEVANNMVWNIDYFLCPLSGFVFYMTIYNSTFFLTAVSVERYLGVAFPIQHSLRRRPIYAVFASIFIWVFSILHLSIVYIVPYYNPSGTVPPSRNVCYEGFTDAQLEILLPVRLELCIVLFCIPLLICSFCYINFIRILSKLPNIGRRRKLRAIGLALGTLLVFVLCFGPYNVSHVVGFITKSSPAWRDKALLLSTFNACLDPIIFYFTSAAVRNTLGAMVRSIWGRCWCPQILWSSKKEPPVTEKNSLPKPQGLTNAL from the coding sequence ATGCAACACTGTGATTATTATCTGTGCCTCACCATCTACATCGTCACCTTCATCACCGGCTTCCCGGCCAACGTCTTGGCCTTCTACACGCTCAGCCGCAAGGTTTGGAGGAAGCCGGCACCCATCGACATCCTCCTCCTCAACCTGATCATCTCAGACTTGctcttcctcatcttcctccccTTTAAGATGCAAGAAGTGGCCAATAATATGGTGTGGAATATTGACTACTTTCTGTGTCCGCTGTCTGGCTTTGTCTTCTACATGACCATCTACAACAGCACCTTCTTCTTGACCGCGGTGAGCGTGGAGCGCTACCTCGGTGTGGCGTTCCCAATCCAGCACTCCCTGCGGAGAAGACCCATCTATGCTGTGTTCGCCAGCATCTTCATCTGGGTGTTTTCCATCCTCCATCTCAGCATTGTCTACATCGTGCCCTACTATAACCCATCCGGGACGGTCCCGCCATCCCGGAACGTCTGCTACGAGGGATTCACCGACGCTCAACTCGAGATCCTCTTGCCTGTACGCTTGGAGTTGTGCATCGTTCTCTTCTGCATTCCCTTGCTTATTTGCAGCTTCTGCTACATAAACTTCATCCGCATCCTTTCGAAGCTGCCAAACATTGGCCGACGGAGAAAGCTGCGGGCTATTGGATTGGCTTTGGGGACGTTATTGGTGTTTGTGCTCTGTTTTGGACCCTATAATGTCTCCCATGTGGTCGGTTTCATAACCAAATCAAGCCCAGCTTGGAGAGACAAGGCCCTTCTTCTAAGCACGTTCAATGCTTGTTTGGACCCGATTATTTTTTACTTCACCTCTGCGGCTGTTAGAAACACACTTGGGGCGATGGTAAGGAGCATTTGGGGTAGATGTTGGTGTCCACAGATCCTATGGAGCTCCAAGAAGGAACCTCCTGTAACTGAGAAAAACAGTCTGCCGAAACCACAAGGGCTCACAAACGCACTTTGA
- the LOC109077998 gene encoding free fatty acid receptor 3-like, whose protein sequence is MAWTVALSKLVLAVFGFTLITGLPANLLAFYTFFQKVRQRCTPMDVLLLSLTISDLIFLFFLPFRMVEAANMKWTLPYFLCPLSGFIFYSTIYNSTFHLTAISVERYLGVAFPIKYKLKRNPRNAVIASVIFWLLSMAHCSIVYIIQYYDISNPNYTSPYKRDTCYEEFSKEQLDILLPVRLELFAVLFLIPFLICCFCYIRFIHILSNLPNINAKKRYRAIGMALGTLLVFIVCFLPYNVSHVVGYVANRSPDWRVYALLTSTFNACLDPFIFYFSSSALRGTFKNILQKLSRQLFQPCCRSALYCPLLNCLSTEEKTPSTTDSSL, encoded by the coding sequence ATGGCGTGGACAGTGGCTCTCAGTAAGCTGGTGTTAGCGGTCTTCGGATTCACGTTGATCACAGGCCTTCCCGCCAACCTCTTGGCTTTCTACACCTTCTTTCAGAAGGTCCGCCAGCGCTGCACCCCGATGGACGTGCTGTTACTCAGTTTAACCATCTCTGACCTGATCTTCCTCTTTTTCCTGCCGTTTCGCATGGTGGAGGCAGCCAACATGAAATGGACGCTGCCTTACTTCCTCTGTCCGCTGTCGGGATTCATCTTCTACTCCACCATCTACAACAGCACCTTCCACCTGACGGCCATCAGCGTGGAGCGCTACCTGGGTGTGGCTTTCCCCATTAAATACAAGCTCAAGCGTAACCCTCGAAATGCTGTGATAGCCAGCGTCATATTCTGGCTGCTTTCAATGGCGCACTGCAGTATCGTCTACATCATTCAGTACTACGATATTTCGAACCCCAACTACACCTCACCGTACAAACGTGACACTTGTTATGAAGAATTCAGTAAAGAACAGCTTGATATCCTCCTGCCTGTTCGCCTGGAGCTTTTCGCGGTGCTCTTCCTCATACCGTTCCTCATCTGCTGCTTCTGCTACATCAGATTCATCCACATCCTCTCCAATCTGCCCAACATCAACGCCAAGAAGCGGTACAGAGCCATCGGGATGGCGTTGGGCACGCTTCTGGTCTTCATTGTCTGCTTCTTGCCCTACAACGTCTCACACGTGGTTGGATATGTAGCCAATAGAAGCCCCGACTGGCGAGTTTATGCGCTGCTCACCAGCACGTTTAACGCGTGCCTCGATCCGTTCATATTCTACTTCTCTTCTTCGGCACTCAGAGGAACGTTCAAGAACATCTTGCAGAAGCTGTCGAGGCAGCTGTTCCAGCCCTGCTGCCGCTCAGCTCTCTATTGTCCTCTGTTGAACTGTTTGAGTACAGAGGAGAAAACTCCGAGCACGACTGACAGCTCTCTGTAA
- the LOC109077995 gene encoding free fatty acid receptor 3-like — protein sequence MAWTVALSNLVLAVYGFTLITGLPTNILAFYTFFQKIRQRSTPMEVLLFSLTISDLIFLFFLPFRMVEAANMKWTLPYSLCPLSGFIFYSVIANSALHLTAISVERYLGVAFPIKYKLKRNPRSAVITCVIFSVVSMLHCSIVYIMQYHNYFNPNITDQSKHNTCYEEFTSEQLKILVPFRLELSVVFFWIPFLICCFCYIQCIRILSRLSSVNAKKRYRAIGMALGTLLVFVMCFMPFNISHVEGFINGYSSEWRQHALLTSTLNACLDPFIFYFSSSALRETFKNMLKGLVKHLLLPCCRSSLCSSIFNRGKPEVRTQSSDDSIR from the coding sequence ATGGCATGGACAGTGGCTCTCAGTAACCTGGTGTTAGCGGTCTACGGATTCACGCTGATCACAGGCCTTCCCACCAACATCTTGGCTTTCTACACTTTCTTTCAGAAGATTCGCCAGCGCTCCACCCCAATGGAAGTGCTGTTATTCAGTTTAACCATCTCTGACCTGATCTTCCTCTTTTTCCTGCCGTTTCGCATGGTGGAGGCAGCCAACATGAAATGGACACTGCCTTACTCCCTCTGCCCGCTGTCGGGATTCATCTTCTACTCGGTCATCGCTAACAGCGCCCTTCACCTGACGGCCATCAGCGTGGAGCGCTACCTGGGTGTAGCTTTCCCCATTAAATACAAGCTCAAACGTAATCCCAGAAGTGCCGTGATAACCTGCGTCATTTTCTCAGTGGTGTCAATGCTGCACTGTAGTATCGTCTACATCATGCAATACCACAACTATTTTAACCCCAACATCACTGATCAATCCAAACATAACACCTGTTATGAAGAATTCACTTCTGAACAACTCAAGATCCTCGTGCCGTTTCGTCTGGAGCTTTCTGTTGTCTTCTTCTGGATCCCATTCCTCATCTGCTGCTTTTGCTACATCCAGTGTATCCGCATACTTTCCCGTCTATCCAGCGTCAATGCTAAGAAGCGCTATAGAGCCATCGGGATGGCATTGGGCACGCTTCTGGTCTTTGTTATGTGTTTCATGCCCTTCAACATCTCACACGTTGAAGGATTCATAAATGGCTACAGCTCTGAATGGAGACAACATGCTTTACTCACCAGCACGCTGAATGCATGCCTCGACCCTTTCATATTCTACTTCTCTTCTTCCGCACTCAGAGAGACTTTCAAGAACATGTTGAAGGGGCTGGTGAAACATTTGCTTCTTCCTTGCTGCCGCTCATCTCTCTGCAGCTCTATATTTAACCGTGGGAAACCAGAAGTGCGAACACAAAGCTCTGATGACAGCATCCGCTAA
- the si:dkeyp-97a10.3 gene encoding putative uncharacterized protein DDB_G0288537 isoform X3 — MNILLYPVVVVLSLTSLSLVVVCLDPVPVQFEKTPVLVASGKDAVFTVQTVSDVSLIRWTDSTATTLAMWANGSPVVMSVPQYQGRISVTATQLKITNSQIRDSGNYSVSVEPSSTTGLGVNTRSVQLKVFDAVNGVGLSPPSLPLEGGNVSLSCSWSAGSEVSVVWGKGGAALSSDSHITISAGSLLIKQARRDDAGEYTCTVSNAVSAQTAKTTLSIYYGPDAPQLTKTSSECVGGGDATVGQTVSLTCTSASLPPASFSWELNGQPVTAGQSGSGVLSLQIFSSNQSGRYTCIARNDVTGGTSKQQIDLAIVVDRRLRDTIGLQKTNQNEGTTIANRALVNENHPDPTLHNSLPQNFIAVPNDNNGNINTVSQNMPSNSNPLHHNGHLHTNVFQRNFSTVPDSGHQNNSYPNNDHQRSFPQPVQQNPNILIQTGSSQPGALAPTVHVNLNTLPRTDQFNNSQPQTVHVNLNTYPPEANQVVQQHADHGESALQSQHTNANHQNHSQTGLLNSDPLRLGNQTRTTLNNASSNGSRQPNGLIQTGYSHPANQTNANRQTANSRSSAEERSRRSNPIQTNNQFSDSRTHLEQMPWDCLQGTPAYPNPEVYSSNSSGSSDLPQRDARRDHSGLRYRETEPLGRLTQAATPRRRDLQRPIVLSDSQLDPNVQRQVVQQNLSTQPQVQSQIQTAIPQTQTSHGQNPIPIGLPRGTIKPKTQTGTRPNQTVPQPSIPLTEAALRQHSTQTDNPFANRIQQSQAALQNPRPSQPVQQLNKVSQRPPTPPPVLRPDQFQKLPRERMQQPRTIQPVTVQRRHRSPNVHKQIPVLHTSPQRMPGVHPMHATMHPTHMQQQVHRGRPRR; from the exons ATGAACATACTGCTGTATCCTGTTGTTGTGGTTTTGTCATTGACAA GTTTGTCTTTGGTCGTTGTGTGTCTGGATCCTGTTCCAGTTCAGTTTGAGAAGACACCGGTGCTGGTGGCATCAGGGAAAGATGCCGTCTTCACAGTACAGACGGTGTCTGATGTGTCCCTTATCAGATGGACCGATAGCACAGCGACAACGCTGGCCATGTGGGCGAACGGGAGCCCGGTGGTAATGTCCGTCCCGCAGTACCAGGGCAGAATCTCGGTCACCGCCACTCAGCTCAAAATCACCAACAGCCAGATCCGTGATTCTGGAAACTACAGCGTCTCTGTCGAACCCTCGTCTACCACTGGACTCGGTGTGAACACCCGTTCAGTGCAGCTCAAAGTGTTTG ATGCTGTGAACGGAGTTGGTTTGTCCCCGCCGTCTCTGCCGCTGGAGGGTGGGAACGTGTCTCTGAGTTGCAGCTGGTCTGCGGGTTCAGAGGTCAGTGTGGTTTGGGGTAAAGGAGGCGCTGCGCTTTCCTCTGACAGCCACATTACTATCAGCGCTGGATCTCTGCTCATCAAGCAGGCCAGGAGAGATGATGCAGGAGAATACACATGCACCGTCAGCAACGCCGTCAGCGCTCAAACCGCCAAGACCACCCTCAGCATCTACT ATGGTCCAGACGCCCCACAGTTGACGAAGACCTCAAGTGAGTGTGTTGGCGGTGGAGATGCTACGGTGGGACAGACGGTGAGTCTCACCTGTACGTCTGCCTCTCTACCTCCTGCCTCCTTCTCATGGGAACTTAACGGCCAGCCAGTGACCGCCGGCCAATCAGGGAGTGGCGTGCTGAGTCTGCAGATCTTCTCCTCCAATCAGAGTGGCCGTTACACCTGCATCGCACGGAATGACGTCACAGGAGGGACATCGAAGCAGCAGATAGACCTGGCCATTGTGG TTGATCGGAGACTCAGAGATACTATTGGACTTCAGAAGACAAACCAGAATGAAGGAACCACA ATTGCAAACAGAGCTCTTGTCAATGAAAACCACCCTGATCCCACATTACACAACTCACTCCCGCAAAACTTCATTGCCGTTCCCAATGACAACAATGGGAACATAAACACAGTGTCACAAAACATGCCCAGCAACTCCAACCCACTCCATCATAATGGCCATCTGCACACCAATGTATTCCAACGCAACTTCAGTACAGTCCCAGACAGTGGGCACCAAAACAATTCATATCCAAACAATGACCATCAGAGGTCCTTCCCACAGCCTGTCCAACAAAATCCCAATATTCTCATACAAACGGGCAGTTCTCAGCCTGGTGCGCTTGCCCCTACAGTACATGTAAACCTCAACACCTTGCCACGTACCGACCAGTTTAATAATTCACAACCTCAAACGGTGCATGTCAACTTGAACACATACCCTCCAGAAGCAAATCAGGTGGTCCAGCAACATGCAGACCATGGAGAAAGTGCACTACAGAGTCAACATACTAACGCCAACCATCAAAATCATTCTCAGACTGGCTTGCTGAACTCTGACCCTTTGAGATTGGGTAACCAAACACGAACAACGCTCAATAATGCTTCATCAAATGGTTCTCGCCAGCCCAATGGCCTCATTCAGACTGGATACTCGCACCCTGCCAACCAAACCAATGCAAACCGCCAAACTGCCAACTCAAGATCATCAGCAGAAGAGCGAAGTCGACGTTCAAACCCCATTCAGACCAACAACCAGTTCAGTGACTCCAGAACGCACCTCGAACAGATGCCTTGGGACTGTTTGCAGGGAACGCCGGCGTATCCCAACCCTGAAGTCTATAGTTCAAACAGTAGTGGATCTTCAGATTTGCCACAACGAGATGCACGGAGGGATCATTCTGGTCTGAGATATCGGGAAACTGAACCTTTGGGAAGGTTGACCCAAGCTGCAACTCCCCGAAGAAGAGACCTCCAGAGACCAATCGTTCTCAGCGACTCTCAATTGGACCCAAATGTGCAGAGGCAAGTGGTCCAACAGAACTTAAGCACCCAACCGCAAGTCCAATCTCAAATCCAGACTGCAATACCTCAAACCCAAACTTCTCATGGTCAGAATCCAATCCCCATTGGTCTACCAAGGGGAACGATCAAACCTAAAACACAAACTGGCACCAGACCAAATCAGACCGTGCCTCAGCCATCCATTCCTCTCACTGAGGCTGCACTACGCCAACACAGCACCCAGACCGATAACCCTTTCGCCAACCGGATACAGCAGTCTCAAGCTGCCTTGCAGAACCCTAGACCTTCTCAACCCGTCCAGCAGCTCAACAAAGTGAGCCAGAGGCCTCCTACTCCACCTCCGGTGCTGCGGCCGGACCAGTTCCAGAAACTTCCACGTGAACGCATGCAGCAGCCGCGCACCATCCAGCCTGTGACCGTGCAACGTAGACACCGATCTCCAAATGTGCACAAGCAGATTCCAGTGTTGCATACGAGCCCTCAGCGAATGCCAGGAGTGCATCCCATGCATGCAACCATGCACCCAACACACATGCAACAG cAGGTCCACAGAGGCAGACCCAGACGTTGA
- the si:dkeyp-97a10.3 gene encoding uncharacterized protein si:dkeyp-97a10.3 isoform X2 — translation MNILLYPVVVVLSLTSLSLVVVCLDPVPVQFEKTPVLVASGKDAVFTVQTVSDVSLIRWTDSTATTLAMWANGSPVVMSVPQYQGRISVTATQLKITNSQIRDSGNYSVSVEPSSTTGLGVNTRSVQLKVFDAVNGVGLSPPSLPLEGGNVSLSCSWSAGSEVSVVWGKGGAALSSDSHITISAGSLLIKQARRDDAGEYTCTVSNAVSAQTAKTTLSIYYGPDAPQLTKTSSECVGGGDATVGQTVSLTCTSASLPPASFSWELNGQPVTAGQSGSGVLSLQIFSSNQSGRYTCIARNDVTGGTSKQQIDLAIVGTCLSGGAVAGIVVACVVALIIIIVVIILLLRQRNVDRRLRDTIGLQKTNQNEGTTIANRALVNENHPDPTLHNSLPQNFIAVPNDNNGNINTVSQNMPSNSNPLHHNGHLHTNVFQRNFSTVPDSGHQNNSYPNNDHQRSFPQPVQQNPNILIQTGSSQPGALAPTVHVNLNTLPRTDQFNNSQPQTVHVNLNTYPPEANQVVQQHADHGESALQSQHTNANHQNHSQTGLLNSDPLRLGNQTRTTLNNASSNGSRQPNGLIQTGYSHPANQTNANRQTANSRSSAEERSRRSNPIQTNNQFSDSRTHLEQMPWDCLQGTPAYPNPEVYSSNSSGSSDLPQRDARRDHSGLRYRETEPLGRLTQAATPRRRDLQRPIVLSDSQLDPNVQRQVVQQNLSTQPQVQSQIQTAIPQTQTSHGQNPIPIGLPRGTIKPKTQTGTRPNQTVPQPSIPLTEAALRQHSTQTDNPFANRIQQSQAALQNPRPSQPVQQLNKVSQRPPTPPPVLRPDQFQKLPRERMQQPRTIQPVTVQRRHRSPNVHKQIPVLHTSPQRMPGVHPMHATMHPTHMQQVHRGRPRR, via the exons ATGAACATACTGCTGTATCCTGTTGTTGTGGTTTTGTCATTGACAA GTTTGTCTTTGGTCGTTGTGTGTCTGGATCCTGTTCCAGTTCAGTTTGAGAAGACACCGGTGCTGGTGGCATCAGGGAAAGATGCCGTCTTCACAGTACAGACGGTGTCTGATGTGTCCCTTATCAGATGGACCGATAGCACAGCGACAACGCTGGCCATGTGGGCGAACGGGAGCCCGGTGGTAATGTCCGTCCCGCAGTACCAGGGCAGAATCTCGGTCACCGCCACTCAGCTCAAAATCACCAACAGCCAGATCCGTGATTCTGGAAACTACAGCGTCTCTGTCGAACCCTCGTCTACCACTGGACTCGGTGTGAACACCCGTTCAGTGCAGCTCAAAGTGTTTG ATGCTGTGAACGGAGTTGGTTTGTCCCCGCCGTCTCTGCCGCTGGAGGGTGGGAACGTGTCTCTGAGTTGCAGCTGGTCTGCGGGTTCAGAGGTCAGTGTGGTTTGGGGTAAAGGAGGCGCTGCGCTTTCCTCTGACAGCCACATTACTATCAGCGCTGGATCTCTGCTCATCAAGCAGGCCAGGAGAGATGATGCAGGAGAATACACATGCACCGTCAGCAACGCCGTCAGCGCTCAAACCGCCAAGACCACCCTCAGCATCTACT ATGGTCCAGACGCCCCACAGTTGACGAAGACCTCAAGTGAGTGTGTTGGCGGTGGAGATGCTACGGTGGGACAGACGGTGAGTCTCACCTGTACGTCTGCCTCTCTACCTCCTGCCTCCTTCTCATGGGAACTTAACGGCCAGCCAGTGACCGCCGGCCAATCAGGGAGTGGCGTGCTGAGTCTGCAGATCTTCTCCTCCAATCAGAGTGGCCGTTACACCTGCATCGCACGGAATGACGTCACAGGAGGGACATCGAAGCAGCAGATAGACCTGGCCATTGTGG GTACGTGTCTCAGCGGAGGCGCTGTAGCAGGGATCGTTGTTGCCTGTGTTGTTGCACTCATCATAAtaattgttgtaattattttGCTTCTGCGACAAAGAAACG TTGATCGGAGACTCAGAGATACTATTGGACTTCAGAAGACAAACCAGAATGAAGGAACCACA ATTGCAAACAGAGCTCTTGTCAATGAAAACCACCCTGATCCCACATTACACAACTCACTCCCGCAAAACTTCATTGCCGTTCCCAATGACAACAATGGGAACATAAACACAGTGTCACAAAACATGCCCAGCAACTCCAACCCACTCCATCATAATGGCCATCTGCACACCAATGTATTCCAACGCAACTTCAGTACAGTCCCAGACAGTGGGCACCAAAACAATTCATATCCAAACAATGACCATCAGAGGTCCTTCCCACAGCCTGTCCAACAAAATCCCAATATTCTCATACAAACGGGCAGTTCTCAGCCTGGTGCGCTTGCCCCTACAGTACATGTAAACCTCAACACCTTGCCACGTACCGACCAGTTTAATAATTCACAACCTCAAACGGTGCATGTCAACTTGAACACATACCCTCCAGAAGCAAATCAGGTGGTCCAGCAACATGCAGACCATGGAGAAAGTGCACTACAGAGTCAACATACTAACGCCAACCATCAAAATCATTCTCAGACTGGCTTGCTGAACTCTGACCCTTTGAGATTGGGTAACCAAACACGAACAACGCTCAATAATGCTTCATCAAATGGTTCTCGCCAGCCCAATGGCCTCATTCAGACTGGATACTCGCACCCTGCCAACCAAACCAATGCAAACCGCCAAACTGCCAACTCAAGATCATCAGCAGAAGAGCGAAGTCGACGTTCAAACCCCATTCAGACCAACAACCAGTTCAGTGACTCCAGAACGCACCTCGAACAGATGCCTTGGGACTGTTTGCAGGGAACGCCGGCGTATCCCAACCCTGAAGTCTATAGTTCAAACAGTAGTGGATCTTCAGATTTGCCACAACGAGATGCACGGAGGGATCATTCTGGTCTGAGATATCGGGAAACTGAACCTTTGGGAAGGTTGACCCAAGCTGCAACTCCCCGAAGAAGAGACCTCCAGAGACCAATCGTTCTCAGCGACTCTCAATTGGACCCAAATGTGCAGAGGCAAGTGGTCCAACAGAACTTAAGCACCCAACCGCAAGTCCAATCTCAAATCCAGACTGCAATACCTCAAACCCAAACTTCTCATGGTCAGAATCCAATCCCCATTGGTCTACCAAGGGGAACGATCAAACCTAAAACACAAACTGGCACCAGACCAAATCAGACCGTGCCTCAGCCATCCATTCCTCTCACTGAGGCTGCACTACGCCAACACAGCACCCAGACCGATAACCCTTTCGCCAACCGGATACAGCAGTCTCAAGCTGCCTTGCAGAACCCTAGACCTTCTCAACCCGTCCAGCAGCTCAACAAAGTGAGCCAGAGGCCTCCTACTCCACCTCCGGTGCTGCGGCCGGACCAGTTCCAGAAACTTCCACGTGAACGCATGCAGCAGCCGCGCACCATCCAGCCTGTGACCGTGCAACGTAGACACCGATCTCCAAATGTGCACAAGCAGATTCCAGTGTTGCATACGAGCCCTCAGCGAATGCCAGGAGTGCATCCCATGCATGCAACCATGCACCCAACACACATGCAACAG GTCCACAGAGGCAGACCCAGACGTTGA
- the si:dkeyp-97a10.3 gene encoding uncharacterized protein si:dkeyp-97a10.3 isoform X1 has protein sequence MNILLYPVVVVLSLTSLSLVVVCLDPVPVQFEKTPVLVASGKDAVFTVQTVSDVSLIRWTDSTATTLAMWANGSPVVMSVPQYQGRISVTATQLKITNSQIRDSGNYSVSVEPSSTTGLGVNTRSVQLKVFDAVNGVGLSPPSLPLEGGNVSLSCSWSAGSEVSVVWGKGGAALSSDSHITISAGSLLIKQARRDDAGEYTCTVSNAVSAQTAKTTLSIYYGPDAPQLTKTSSECVGGGDATVGQTVSLTCTSASLPPASFSWELNGQPVTAGQSGSGVLSLQIFSSNQSGRYTCIARNDVTGGTSKQQIDLAIVGTCLSGGAVAGIVVACVVALIIIIVVIILLLRQRNVDRRLRDTIGLQKTNQNEGTTIANRALVNENHPDPTLHNSLPQNFIAVPNDNNGNINTVSQNMPSNSNPLHHNGHLHTNVFQRNFSTVPDSGHQNNSYPNNDHQRSFPQPVQQNPNILIQTGSSQPGALAPTVHVNLNTLPRTDQFNNSQPQTVHVNLNTYPPEANQVVQQHADHGESALQSQHTNANHQNHSQTGLLNSDPLRLGNQTRTTLNNASSNGSRQPNGLIQTGYSHPANQTNANRQTANSRSSAEERSRRSNPIQTNNQFSDSRTHLEQMPWDCLQGTPAYPNPEVYSSNSSGSSDLPQRDARRDHSGLRYRETEPLGRLTQAATPRRRDLQRPIVLSDSQLDPNVQRQVVQQNLSTQPQVQSQIQTAIPQTQTSHGQNPIPIGLPRGTIKPKTQTGTRPNQTVPQPSIPLTEAALRQHSTQTDNPFANRIQQSQAALQNPRPSQPVQQLNKVSQRPPTPPPVLRPDQFQKLPRERMQQPRTIQPVTVQRRHRSPNVHKQIPVLHTSPQRMPGVHPMHATMHPTHMQQQVHRGRPRR, from the exons ATGAACATACTGCTGTATCCTGTTGTTGTGGTTTTGTCATTGACAA GTTTGTCTTTGGTCGTTGTGTGTCTGGATCCTGTTCCAGTTCAGTTTGAGAAGACACCGGTGCTGGTGGCATCAGGGAAAGATGCCGTCTTCACAGTACAGACGGTGTCTGATGTGTCCCTTATCAGATGGACCGATAGCACAGCGACAACGCTGGCCATGTGGGCGAACGGGAGCCCGGTGGTAATGTCCGTCCCGCAGTACCAGGGCAGAATCTCGGTCACCGCCACTCAGCTCAAAATCACCAACAGCCAGATCCGTGATTCTGGAAACTACAGCGTCTCTGTCGAACCCTCGTCTACCACTGGACTCGGTGTGAACACCCGTTCAGTGCAGCTCAAAGTGTTTG ATGCTGTGAACGGAGTTGGTTTGTCCCCGCCGTCTCTGCCGCTGGAGGGTGGGAACGTGTCTCTGAGTTGCAGCTGGTCTGCGGGTTCAGAGGTCAGTGTGGTTTGGGGTAAAGGAGGCGCTGCGCTTTCCTCTGACAGCCACATTACTATCAGCGCTGGATCTCTGCTCATCAAGCAGGCCAGGAGAGATGATGCAGGAGAATACACATGCACCGTCAGCAACGCCGTCAGCGCTCAAACCGCCAAGACCACCCTCAGCATCTACT ATGGTCCAGACGCCCCACAGTTGACGAAGACCTCAAGTGAGTGTGTTGGCGGTGGAGATGCTACGGTGGGACAGACGGTGAGTCTCACCTGTACGTCTGCCTCTCTACCTCCTGCCTCCTTCTCATGGGAACTTAACGGCCAGCCAGTGACCGCCGGCCAATCAGGGAGTGGCGTGCTGAGTCTGCAGATCTTCTCCTCCAATCAGAGTGGCCGTTACACCTGCATCGCACGGAATGACGTCACAGGAGGGACATCGAAGCAGCAGATAGACCTGGCCATTGTGG GTACGTGTCTCAGCGGAGGCGCTGTAGCAGGGATCGTTGTTGCCTGTGTTGTTGCACTCATCATAAtaattgttgtaattattttGCTTCTGCGACAAAGAAACG TTGATCGGAGACTCAGAGATACTATTGGACTTCAGAAGACAAACCAGAATGAAGGAACCACA ATTGCAAACAGAGCTCTTGTCAATGAAAACCACCCTGATCCCACATTACACAACTCACTCCCGCAAAACTTCATTGCCGTTCCCAATGACAACAATGGGAACATAAACACAGTGTCACAAAACATGCCCAGCAACTCCAACCCACTCCATCATAATGGCCATCTGCACACCAATGTATTCCAACGCAACTTCAGTACAGTCCCAGACAGTGGGCACCAAAACAATTCATATCCAAACAATGACCATCAGAGGTCCTTCCCACAGCCTGTCCAACAAAATCCCAATATTCTCATACAAACGGGCAGTTCTCAGCCTGGTGCGCTTGCCCCTACAGTACATGTAAACCTCAACACCTTGCCACGTACCGACCAGTTTAATAATTCACAACCTCAAACGGTGCATGTCAACTTGAACACATACCCTCCAGAAGCAAATCAGGTGGTCCAGCAACATGCAGACCATGGAGAAAGTGCACTACAGAGTCAACATACTAACGCCAACCATCAAAATCATTCTCAGACTGGCTTGCTGAACTCTGACCCTTTGAGATTGGGTAACCAAACACGAACAACGCTCAATAATGCTTCATCAAATGGTTCTCGCCAGCCCAATGGCCTCATTCAGACTGGATACTCGCACCCTGCCAACCAAACCAATGCAAACCGCCAAACTGCCAACTCAAGATCATCAGCAGAAGAGCGAAGTCGACGTTCAAACCCCATTCAGACCAACAACCAGTTCAGTGACTCCAGAACGCACCTCGAACAGATGCCTTGGGACTGTTTGCAGGGAACGCCGGCGTATCCCAACCCTGAAGTCTATAGTTCAAACAGTAGTGGATCTTCAGATTTGCCACAACGAGATGCACGGAGGGATCATTCTGGTCTGAGATATCGGGAAACTGAACCTTTGGGAAGGTTGACCCAAGCTGCAACTCCCCGAAGAAGAGACCTCCAGAGACCAATCGTTCTCAGCGACTCTCAATTGGACCCAAATGTGCAGAGGCAAGTGGTCCAACAGAACTTAAGCACCCAACCGCAAGTCCAATCTCAAATCCAGACTGCAATACCTCAAACCCAAACTTCTCATGGTCAGAATCCAATCCCCATTGGTCTACCAAGGGGAACGATCAAACCTAAAACACAAACTGGCACCAGACCAAATCAGACCGTGCCTCAGCCATCCATTCCTCTCACTGAGGCTGCACTACGCCAACACAGCACCCAGACCGATAACCCTTTCGCCAACCGGATACAGCAGTCTCAAGCTGCCTTGCAGAACCCTAGACCTTCTCAACCCGTCCAGCAGCTCAACAAAGTGAGCCAGAGGCCTCCTACTCCACCTCCGGTGCTGCGGCCGGACCAGTTCCAGAAACTTCCACGTGAACGCATGCAGCAGCCGCGCACCATCCAGCCTGTGACCGTGCAACGTAGACACCGATCTCCAAATGTGCACAAGCAGATTCCAGTGTTGCATACGAGCCCTCAGCGAATGCCAGGAGTGCATCCCATGCATGCAACCATGCACCCAACACACATGCAACAG cAGGTCCACAGAGGCAGACCCAGACGTTGA